In Amycolatopsis methanolica 239, a single genomic region encodes these proteins:
- a CDS encoding ATP-binding protein, whose product MDDASVGALVLDLPHTVPPLVQVRRWVAAELHDLGDDRVVAVQLIATELLTNVYDHGGGSGQIRLSRDANRILVEVDDGSPSPPVMGDGNPKAMRGRGLVLVDKLALSWGYRPRPDGGKTVWALIDCATLSWTS is encoded by the coding sequence TTGGATGACGCGTCGGTGGGCGCATTGGTGCTCGACCTGCCGCACACGGTGCCGCCGCTGGTGCAGGTGCGCCGGTGGGTGGCGGCCGAGCTGCACGACCTGGGCGACGACCGGGTGGTCGCGGTGCAGCTGATCGCGACCGAGCTGCTCACGAACGTGTACGACCACGGCGGCGGGAGCGGCCAGATCCGGCTGTCCCGCGACGCGAACCGCATTCTGGTGGAAGTGGACGACGGATCCCCGTCGCCGCCTGTGATGGGGGACGGGAACCCGAAGGCCATGCGCGGGCGGGGCCTGGTGCTGGTGGACAAGCTGGCCCTGTCGTGGGGTTACCGGCCGCGGCCGGACGGCGGCAAGACGGTCTGGGCGCTGATCGACTGCGCGACCCTGAGCTGGACTTCCTGA
- a CDS encoding LysR family transcriptional regulator, producing the protein MDTEAVRSFVRAAELGQLQHAADELGVTQQAVSKRIAALERELGVRLFTRTARGVELTPDGRAFLPHARGVVAGVDRAIAAVRPGSRAPRIDVLGLRSAQAVVLHDYWRSHPGTELDVVTLRVDDPRVAAAAVRSGEVDASFRTVPDPAALPGDVRMIHVFDSALELLTGPRHPLADAPSVTPAELRGLRIWVPGIAPRSEWAEFYDQLVTAFGLRVDAAGPHFGDDVLLEALAGSAEVATLVGARDRYTRPAQFGLRRIPIMNPVLAYPLSLLVPAHPHPGLRPVLAHFANLAPLPEPVWRPSWIRQEVQLRVAQSISAQTVLPPSGRGR; encoded by the coding sequence GTGGACACCGAGGCAGTGCGATCATTCGTCCGGGCGGCGGAGCTCGGGCAGTTGCAGCACGCGGCCGACGAGCTGGGCGTGACCCAGCAGGCCGTCTCGAAGCGGATCGCCGCACTGGAACGCGAGCTGGGCGTCCGCCTGTTCACCCGCACCGCGCGCGGCGTCGAGCTGACGCCGGACGGCCGGGCTTTCCTCCCGCACGCGCGGGGTGTCGTCGCGGGCGTGGACCGCGCCATCGCCGCCGTCCGGCCGGGCTCGCGGGCCCCGCGGATCGACGTCCTCGGCCTGCGCAGCGCACAGGCCGTCGTCCTGCACGACTACTGGCGATCACACCCCGGCACCGAGCTGGACGTGGTGACGCTGCGGGTCGACGACCCCCGCGTGGCGGCGGCCGCCGTGCGGTCCGGCGAGGTGGACGCCTCCTTCCGCACCGTCCCCGATCCGGCCGCGCTGCCCGGCGACGTGCGGATGATCCACGTCTTCGACTCGGCGCTGGAACTCCTCACCGGTCCTCGGCACCCGCTGGCAGACGCCCCGTCGGTGACGCCGGCGGAGCTGCGCGGGCTGCGGATCTGGGTGCCCGGCATCGCGCCGCGCAGCGAATGGGCGGAGTTCTACGACCAGCTGGTCACGGCGTTCGGCCTGCGCGTCGACGCGGCGGGCCCGCACTTCGGCGACGACGTGCTGCTCGAGGCGCTCGCCGGGTCCGCCGAGGTGGCCACGCTGGTGGGCGCGCGCGACCGCTACACCCGGCCTGCGCAGTTCGGCCTGCGCCGCATCCCGATCATGAACCCGGTGCTCGCCTACCCGCTCTCCCTGCTGGTCCCGGCGCACCCGCACCCGGGGCTGCGGCCGGTCCTCGCCCACTTCGCGAACCTGGCGCCACTTCCCGAACCGGTGTGGCGCCCGTCCTGGATCCGTCAGGAAGTCCAGCTCAGGGTCGCGCAGTCGATCAGCGCCCAGACCGTCTTGCCGCCGTCCGGCCGCGGCCGGTAA